From the genome of Amycolatopsis sp. NBC_01488, one region includes:
- a CDS encoding hydantoinase/oxoprolinase family protein codes for MRIGIDVGGTNTDAVLLDGRQVLASVKTSTTADVTSGIVAAIDGLQRQRAFDPAAVRAVMIGTTHFINALVEAHRLAPTAAVRLSLPAGASLPPMVDWPQRLVDAVSGRSYLVHGGHEFDGRHIAELDESELRKAADDMGEAGVRSVAITSVFSPVNAEFETRAAEIIGAQLPDVAISLSHEIGRIGLLERENATVINAALRELAAHIVDGLSASVTGAGITAPLYLSQNDGTLMDVDFARRYPVATFASGPTNSMRGAAVLSGLDTCAVVDVGGTTSDVGVLRQGFPREATTDVSVAGIRTNFRMPDVLSIGIGGGSRVRGNVTVGPDSVGYELTSKALVFGGDTLTATDIAVAAGRADIGDASLVSHLDRSLVRAALDRIAADVSDVVERMRTSAEPLPVVAVGGGSVLLPDELAGCGAVHRPENYAVANAIGAAIAQIGGEVDRVYVIEPGRREAVVEEAKQEAVDRAVAAGASPASVGIVDFDEVPIPYLPGNATRIRAKAVGDLQLGA; via the coding sequence GTGCGCATCGGCATCGACGTCGGCGGCACCAACACCGACGCTGTCCTGCTCGACGGCCGTCAGGTGCTCGCCTCGGTCAAGACCAGCACGACCGCGGACGTCACCTCGGGCATCGTCGCCGCGATCGACGGCCTGCAGCGGCAACGCGCGTTCGATCCGGCGGCGGTGCGGGCGGTGATGATCGGCACCACGCACTTCATCAACGCCCTCGTCGAGGCCCACCGGCTCGCGCCCACCGCGGCCGTGCGGCTCAGCCTGCCGGCCGGGGCGTCGCTGCCGCCGATGGTCGACTGGCCGCAGCGGCTGGTCGACGCGGTGTCCGGGCGCAGCTACCTCGTCCACGGTGGACACGAGTTCGACGGCCGGCACATCGCGGAGCTCGACGAGAGCGAGCTGCGCAAGGCGGCCGACGACATGGGGGAGGCGGGGGTGCGCAGCGTCGCGATCACCTCGGTCTTCTCCCCGGTCAACGCCGAGTTCGAGACCCGCGCGGCCGAGATCATCGGCGCGCAGCTGCCGGACGTCGCGATCTCGCTGTCCCACGAGATCGGCCGGATCGGCTTGCTGGAGCGGGAAAACGCGACGGTGATCAACGCGGCGCTGCGCGAGCTGGCCGCGCACATCGTCGACGGGCTGTCCGCGTCGGTCACCGGCGCGGGCATCACCGCACCGCTGTACCTGAGCCAGAACGACGGCACGCTGATGGACGTCGACTTCGCCCGCCGCTACCCGGTGGCGACCTTCGCGTCGGGTCCGACGAACTCGATGCGCGGCGCGGCCGTGCTGTCCGGTTTGGACACCTGCGCGGTGGTCGACGTCGGCGGCACGACGTCGGACGTAGGCGTGCTGCGGCAAGGGTTTCCGCGCGAGGCGACCACCGACGTCAGCGTCGCGGGCATCCGCACCAACTTCCGGATGCCGGACGTCCTGTCGATCGGCATCGGCGGGGGCAGCCGGGTGCGCGGGAACGTCACCGTGGGCCCGGATTCGGTGGGCTACGAGCTCACGTCCAAGGCGCTGGTCTTCGGCGGCGACACGCTCACCGCGACCGACATCGCGGTCGCGGCGGGCCGCGCCGACATCGGGGACGCGTCGCTCGTGTCGCATTTGGACCGCTCGCTGGTCCGGGCGGCGCTGGACCGCATCGCCGCCGACGTGTCCGATGTGGTCGAACGGATGCGGACGTCCGCCGAGCCGCTGCCGGTGGTCGCGGTCGGCGGTGGCTCGGTGCTGCTGCCGGACGAGCTGGCCGGGTGCGGTGCCGTGCACCGGCCCGAGAACTACGCCGTGGCCAACGCGATCGGCGCAGCCATCGCGCAGATCGGTGGCGAGGTCGACCGCGTCTACGTGATCGAGCCGGGCCGTCGTGAAGCCGTCGTCGAGGAGGCGAAGCAGGAGGCCGTCGACCGCGCGGTCGCCGCCGGGGCGTCACCGGCGTCGGTCGGCATCGTCGACTTCGACGAGGTGCCCATCCCGTACCTGCCCGGCAACGCCACGCGCATCCGCGCCAAGGCCGTCGGCGACCTGCAGCTGGGGGCGTGA
- a CDS encoding DUF917 domain-containing protein has product MREITEHDLDDIARGAAILGTGGGGDPYIGRLLALSAVRTHGPVPLVPLAEVGDDAVVLPVAMMGAPTVMVEKLPSAEQVGLAARTLAGYLGKELTHIACAEAGGVNSLIPVVAAAQLGLPLVDADGMGRAFPELQMVLPTLYGIRATPMSIADEKGNRGVLDTVDNRWAERLARSATIDMGCSAMISNYAMTGGQARESLVPGTLSLCAELGALVRSARASHEDPVAQVVSRLGGRRLFSGKVVDVARRTVTGFARGEARLSGMDGDAGAELVLRFQNEHLVAERDGVVEASVPDLICTLERESGEAVTTEGLRYGQRVTVIAAPADPRWHTPEGIALAGPRYFGYDIDPIGVAG; this is encoded by the coding sequence ATGCGCGAGATCACCGAGCACGACCTGGACGACATCGCCCGCGGTGCCGCCATCCTCGGCACCGGGGGCGGGGGCGATCCGTACATCGGCCGGTTGCTCGCGCTCTCGGCCGTGCGCACGCACGGTCCGGTGCCGCTGGTGCCGCTCGCGGAGGTGGGTGACGACGCCGTCGTGCTGCCGGTCGCGATGATGGGCGCGCCAACCGTCATGGTGGAGAAGCTGCCTTCGGCCGAGCAGGTCGGGCTCGCGGCCCGCACCCTCGCCGGCTACCTCGGCAAGGAGCTGACGCACATCGCGTGCGCCGAGGCGGGCGGCGTCAACTCGCTGATCCCGGTCGTCGCGGCCGCGCAGCTCGGCCTCCCGCTGGTCGACGCCGACGGCATGGGGCGCGCGTTCCCCGAGCTGCAGATGGTACTTCCCACACTGTATGGAATCCGTGCCACTCCGATGTCGATCGCCGACGAAAAGGGCAACCGCGGAGTATTGGATACAGTCGACAATCGCTGGGCGGAGCGCCTGGCGCGCTCGGCGACCATCGACATGGGCTGCTCGGCGATGATCAGCAACTACGCGATGACCGGCGGGCAGGCGCGGGAGTCGCTGGTGCCCGGCACGCTCAGCCTGTGCGCCGAACTGGGTGCCCTGGTGCGTTCCGCGCGTGCTTCTCACGAGGATCCCGTCGCGCAGGTCGTTTCCCGGCTGGGTGGGCGGCGGCTGTTCAGCGGCAAGGTCGTCGACGTCGCCCGCCGGACGGTCACCGGGTTCGCCCGCGGTGAGGCCCGGCTGTCCGGAATGGACGGTGACGCCGGCGCCGAACTCGTGCTGCGGTTCCAGAACGAGCACCTGGTGGCCGAGCGCGACGGCGTCGTCGAGGCGTCGGTGCCCGACCTGATCTGCACGCTGGAACGCGAGTCCGGCGAGGCCGTCACGACCGAGGGCCTGCGGTACGGCCAGCGCGTCACGGTCATCGCCGCGCCGGCCGACCCGCGCTGGCACACGCCGGAGGGCATCGCACTGGCCGGGCCGCGGTACTTCGGCTACGACATCGACCCGATCGGAGTCGCCGGGTGA
- a CDS encoding DUF917 domain-containing protein codes for MSWTLTEADLPDLARGAAVLGTGGGGDPYVGRLLVREAIREHGPITILDPSEVDDEALVIPTAQMGAPTVVHEKLPNGAEPVLALRTLEKHLGRSADATMPIECGGINSMIPLLVGARLGLPVVDADGMGRAFPELQMETFGVYGIPGSPMAIGGERGETTVIDTGADNRRMEWLARGVTIRLGGVAHIAEYAMSGADVKRTAVPQTLSLALTVGRTIREARSRNEDPVSRLAAALLETPYQHLRVLFRGKVSDVERRTEAGFARGRAAAVSFDGSSKLEILFQNENLLATVDGSVRCLVPDLICVLESATAEPITTETLRYGQRVTVVGISTPPLMRTPEALDTFGPGAFGLPHPFVPVEEIG; via the coding sequence GTGAGCTGGACCCTGACCGAAGCCGACCTGCCCGACCTCGCGCGCGGCGCCGCCGTGCTCGGTACCGGCGGGGGCGGCGACCCGTACGTCGGCCGGCTGCTCGTGCGCGAAGCCATCCGGGAGCACGGGCCGATCACGATCCTTGATCCGTCCGAAGTGGACGACGAGGCGCTGGTGATCCCGACCGCGCAGATGGGCGCGCCGACCGTCGTGCACGAGAAGCTGCCCAACGGCGCCGAGCCGGTGCTGGCGCTGCGGACGCTGGAGAAGCACCTCGGCCGGTCCGCGGACGCGACCATGCCGATCGAGTGCGGCGGCATCAACTCGATGATCCCGCTGCTGGTCGGGGCGCGGCTCGGGCTGCCGGTGGTCGACGCCGACGGCATGGGCCGGGCGTTCCCGGAGCTGCAGATGGAGACGTTCGGCGTATACGGTATCCCGGGCTCGCCGATGGCGATCGGTGGGGAGCGCGGCGAGACGACGGTGATCGACACCGGCGCGGACAACCGGCGGATGGAGTGGCTGGCCCGCGGCGTCACCATCCGGCTCGGTGGGGTCGCGCACATCGCCGAGTACGCGATGAGCGGCGCCGACGTGAAGCGAACTGCCGTGCCGCAAACGCTTTCACTGGCGTTGACGGTGGGCCGGACGATCCGGGAAGCGCGCTCCCGCAACGAGGACCCGGTTTCACGGCTGGCCGCCGCGCTGCTCGAGACGCCGTACCAGCACCTGCGCGTGCTGTTCCGCGGCAAGGTGTCCGATGTGGAGCGCCGGACCGAGGCGGGCTTCGCACGCGGACGTGCCGCGGCGGTCTCGTTCGACGGCTCGAGCAAGCTGGAGATCCTGTTCCAGAACGAGAACTTGCTGGCCACAGTGGACGGTTCCGTGCGGTGTCTCGTGCCCGACCTGATCTGCGTGCTGGAATCGGCGACCGCTGAGCCGATCACCACCGAGACGCTGCGGTACGGCCAGCGCGTCACCGTCGTCGGCATCTCGACCCCGCCGCTGATGCGCACTCCGGAGGCCCTGGACACCTTCGGCCCGGGCGCGTTCGGGCTGCCGCACCCGTTCGTCCCCGTCGAGGAGATCGGGTGA
- a CDS encoding SDR family oxidoreductase, translated as MVTPGASYTVEGVGRGPAVELAPVRVNVVAPGTIDGDLWAGRPADVREASFAQYRADTLLHRVGQESEVGDAVLYLFGSTSTTGSTLYPDGGYALR; from the coding sequence CTGGTCACGCCGGGCGCGTCGTACACGGTCGAAGGCGTCGGCCGCGGGCCCGCCGTCGAACTGGCGCCGGTCCGGGTGAACGTCGTCGCGCCGGGCACGATCGACGGCGACCTCTGGGCCGGGCGGCCCGCGGACGTGCGGGAGGCGAGCTTCGCGCAGTACCGCGCGGACACGCTGCTGCACCGCGTCGGGCAGGAGTCCGAAGTGGGCGACGCCGTCCTGTACCTGTTCGGCAGCACGTCCACCACGGGGTCGACGCTCTACCCCGACGGTGGCTACGCGCTGCGCTGA
- a CDS encoding DUF917 domain-containing protein: protein MRITAGDVAALERGVALLGSGGGGDTVTAAVLLRRLLAGGRSLGISSVAELAPSARVVPIGVVGATAAFAEKLPGGGEFASAVAAIERWTAERADALMSIEIGGLNGLLPLVVADQLGLGYVDADLSGRGLPRLDQFSVAATGRGVAPAALAEPGGQVVVLAAGSDVVIERGTRAFLAGSGGWAAFALAPIPAGELAGCSVPGTTSGALALGRRVLAAGESPPRDALEAALEGSVLARGRVLEVARHLGPGQHGSPGFGRGSVTLADHRDGGLLRLEMENEYLLALRDGAPVASTPDVLSVLDHRTGVPVSCDAIRTGVEVDVVRLAAAPFWTDPRWLPVVRPRAYGIDCDPVGTG from the coding sequence ATGCGCATCACCGCCGGTGACGTGGCCGCCCTCGAACGCGGGGTGGCCCTGCTCGGGTCCGGTGGTGGCGGGGACACCGTCACCGCCGCCGTGCTGCTGCGCCGGTTGCTCGCCGGCGGCCGGTCGCTCGGCATCTCGTCGGTGGCCGAGCTGGCGCCTTCGGCCCGGGTGGTGCCGATCGGCGTCGTGGGCGCGACGGCGGCGTTCGCCGAAAAGCTGCCGGGCGGCGGCGAGTTCGCCTCGGCGGTGGCGGCGATCGAGCGGTGGACGGCCGAGCGCGCCGACGCGCTGATGTCGATCGAGATCGGCGGCCTCAACGGGCTGCTGCCGCTGGTCGTGGCCGACCAGCTGGGGCTGGGCTACGTCGACGCCGACCTCTCCGGCCGCGGCCTGCCCCGGCTCGACCAGTTCTCGGTGGCGGCGACCGGCCGCGGCGTCGCGCCCGCGGCGCTGGCGGAGCCGGGCGGACAGGTCGTCGTGCTGGCGGCCGGGTCCGACGTGGTGATCGAGCGCGGCACCCGCGCGTTCCTGGCCGGCTCCGGCGGCTGGGCGGCGTTCGCGCTCGCCCCGATCCCGGCCGGCGAGCTGGCCGGCTGTTCGGTCCCCGGGACGACGAGTGGCGCGCTGGCGCTCGGCCGCCGCGTGCTCGCGGCCGGGGAGAGCCCGCCGCGGGACGCGCTCGAAGCGGCGTTGGAAGGTTCGGTGCTGGCCCGCGGGCGCGTCCTCGAGGTGGCGCGCCACCTCGGGCCGGGGCAGCACGGCAGTCCCGGCTTCGGCCGCGGCAGCGTCACGCTGGCCGACCACCGCGACGGCGGACTGCTGCGGCTGGAGATGGAGAACGAGTACCTGCTGGCGTTGCGGGACGGCGCGCCGGTGGCGTCCACACCGGACGTGCTCTCGGTGCTGGACCACCGCACGGGGGTGCCGGTTTCGTGCGACGCGATCCGCACGGGGGTGGAGGTGGACGTGGTCCGCCTGGCGGCGGCGCCGTTCTGGACCGACCCCCGGTGGCTGCCGGTAGTGCGCCCCCGGGCGTACGGCATCGACTGCGACCCGGTGGGGACGGGATGA
- a CDS encoding helix-turn-helix domain-containing protein, with the protein MTLRRVLALPGWAEHVRLLAGSAGLDRPLATVQATLDASHLPRPEELTVVARPVAGTDWQIDALLRRCADAGATGVLLPGTEPLAASRLLADRLAVPLLTTGAPPLDLLVEARLLLAAPELDRANLLLATHRALGDRLRPPEEVVTVLRRLLRSPVAVLDDRGAPLAGEVTGRVRLDEAVPQRTDLDDGVLLAHPVLLQRPAMWLAAELRGTEAARADVVPPALAVAAGALQRWLLANRLELERDARSRTALLGDLLRLDTEPGADLRRRVADAGWRLGGWHVGLHIGVPAAIDTVARTQEVIRALDVEAVVVEHGDGWTGWVTFDHEPTAERVRSLATRLQAAHRTLRLGAHMGVGRPHPRPEGLAATVAEALDAARLAATRPETGNFLHVDQLGMAQLLLEWTRTDTFEPAARALVAPLRSVPGDLVRTLSAYLDAESSIAETAMVLGVHRNTVAARIARIEQLLGVDLSRPDERLALHLASRAVILSEE; encoded by the coding sequence ATGACTCTGCGGCGGGTGCTTGCCCTTCCCGGCTGGGCCGAGCACGTCCGGCTGCTCGCCGGCTCGGCTGGGCTCGACCGTCCACTCGCGACGGTTCAGGCCACTTTGGACGCTTCGCACCTTCCCCGGCCCGAGGAGCTGACCGTCGTCGCGCGGCCGGTCGCCGGGACCGACTGGCAGATCGATGCCCTGCTGCGGCGCTGTGCCGATGCCGGCGCCACCGGCGTCCTGCTGCCCGGCACCGAGCCGCTCGCCGCGTCACGGCTGCTCGCCGACCGCCTCGCCGTGCCGTTGCTGACCACCGGTGCGCCGCCGCTGGACCTGCTCGTCGAAGCGCGGCTGCTGCTCGCGGCCCCCGAACTCGACCGGGCGAACCTGCTGCTGGCCACCCACCGCGCCCTCGGGGACCGGCTGCGGCCGCCCGAGGAGGTCGTCACCGTGCTGCGGCGGCTGCTGCGCTCGCCCGTCGCCGTGCTCGACGACCGTGGCGCGCCGCTGGCCGGCGAGGTGACCGGGCGGGTCCGGCTCGACGAGGCCGTTCCACAGCGGACCGACTTGGACGACGGCGTCCTGCTGGCCCACCCCGTGCTGCTGCAGCGGCCGGCGATGTGGCTGGCCGCCGAGCTGCGGGGGACGGAGGCTGCGCGCGCCGACGTCGTGCCGCCCGCGCTCGCCGTGGCCGCCGGGGCGCTGCAGCGGTGGCTGCTCGCCAACCGCCTCGAGCTGGAACGCGACGCGCGCTCGCGCACGGCGTTGCTCGGCGACCTGCTGCGCCTCGACACCGAACCGGGCGCGGACCTGCGCCGGCGCGTCGCGGACGCGGGCTGGCGGCTCGGTGGCTGGCACGTCGGGCTGCACATCGGCGTCCCGGCGGCGATCGACACGGTGGCGCGCACGCAGGAGGTCATCCGGGCGCTGGACGTCGAGGCGGTCGTCGTCGAGCACGGCGACGGCTGGACCGGCTGGGTCACCTTCGACCACGAACCCACCGCGGAACGGGTGCGCTCCCTGGCGACCCGGCTCCAGGCGGCGCACCGGACGCTGCGGCTGGGCGCGCACATGGGCGTCGGACGGCCGCACCCGCGTCCGGAAGGCCTCGCGGCGACCGTCGCGGAGGCCCTCGACGCGGCCCGGCTCGCCGCAACCCGGCCGGAAACGGGAAACTTCCTGCACGTCGACCAGCTCGGCATGGCCCAGCTGCTGCTGGAGTGGACCCGCACGGACACGTTCGAGCCGGCGGCGCGGGCGCTGGTCGCGCCGTTGCGCTCGGTGCCGGGCGACCTGGTCCGGACGCTGTCCGCCTACCTCGACGCGGAATCGTCGATCGCCGAGACCGCCATGGTGCTCGGCGTGCACCGCAACACCGTGGCGGCCCGGATCGCGCGGATCGAGCAGCTGCTGGGGGTGGACCTGTCCCGCCCGGACGAGCGGCTGGCGCTGCACCTCGCGTCCCGGGCGGTGATCCTTTCCGAGGAGTGA
- a CDS encoding WXG100 family type VII secretion target has translation MGDDYQSKDVSLHGSELFDSDNAASGAGFFEAAVGLDKAVKDNDKVAIGIGSAGMALETIGLVLDPIGSLLTAGIGWLIEHITILRWPLDILMGDPIGIAAASAALTAEKKKLEQWSTDHQSALDTLMKDWSGKAADQFKKDMDAVTEQLASLGGYLDQAGKNMTIAGGIVGAFRGILRDLIAMLLATIVKGALIAAALAPVTFGASIALFVTTTIGTVATALGKIGTKLLQLAKKLADLVKALAKMGKAGDDLAAVKPPTSSLTPTPTPKPSATPLPKPDPAPTSPKPSSAAPDPTPTPPKPDPAPSSSATPDPAPKPSSATPDPTPTPPKPDPAPSSSATPDPAPKPASATPDPAPVPPKPDPAPSSSATPDPTPAPPKPDPAPSSSSSTPDPDPTPTAAQPHKPFTDQMTDVIKAKLSKVDGVTPEIMQKFDKISNFSVHELGKVFGPEGAEKFESAIKIMTDPWFGKSGLAGKTVVDMIKGVPASIGNVTGGGDDG, from the coding sequence GTGGGCGACGACTACCAGAGCAAGGACGTCAGCCTCCACGGCTCGGAACTGTTCGACAGCGACAACGCGGCGTCCGGCGCCGGCTTCTTCGAGGCCGCGGTGGGCCTGGACAAGGCCGTCAAGGACAACGACAAGGTCGCGATCGGCATCGGCTCCGCCGGCATGGCGCTGGAGACCATCGGGCTCGTGCTGGACCCGATCGGCAGCCTGCTCACCGCCGGGATCGGCTGGCTCATCGAGCACATCACGATCCTGCGGTGGCCGCTGGACATCCTGATGGGCGACCCGATCGGCATCGCGGCGGCCAGCGCGGCGCTCACGGCCGAGAAGAAGAAGCTGGAGCAGTGGTCGACGGACCACCAGTCGGCGCTCGACACGCTCATGAAGGACTGGTCCGGCAAGGCCGCCGACCAGTTCAAGAAGGACATGGACGCGGTCACCGAGCAGCTGGCCTCCCTCGGCGGCTACCTCGACCAGGCCGGCAAGAACATGACGATCGCGGGCGGCATCGTCGGCGCGTTCCGCGGCATCCTCCGCGACCTGATCGCGATGCTCCTGGCGACGATCGTCAAGGGCGCCCTGATCGCGGCGGCCCTGGCCCCGGTGACGTTCGGCGCGTCGATCGCGCTGTTCGTCACGACGACGATCGGCACGGTGGCCACGGCACTGGGCAAGATCGGCACGAAGCTGCTGCAGCTGGCCAAGAAGCTGGCGGATCTGGTGAAGGCCCTGGCGAAGATGGGCAAGGCGGGCGACGACCTGGCGGCGGTGAAGCCCCCTACGAGCAGCCTGACGCCGACGCCCACCCCGAAGCCGAGCGCAACCCCGCTCCCGAAGCCGGACCCGGCGCCCACATCACCGAAACCGTCGTCGGCCGCACCGGACCCGACGCCCACGCCGCCCAAGCCCGACCCGGCACCGTCGTCCTCGGCCACCCCGGATCCGGCGCCGAAGCCGTCGTCGGCCACCCCCGACCCGACGCCCACGCCGCCCAAGCCGGACCCGGCACCCTCCTCCTCGGCCACGCCCGACCCGGCACCCAAACCGGCCTCGGCCACCCCCGACCCAGCACCGGTGCCACCGAAACCCGACCCGGCACCGTCGTCCTCGGCAACCCCCGACCCCACCCCCGCACCGCCGAAGCCCGACCCGGCGCCGTCGTCGTCTTCGTCCACTCCGGACCCGGATCCCACCCCCACGGCGGCCCAGCCGCACAAGCCGTTCACCGATCAGATGACCGACGTCATCAAGGCGAAACTGTCCAAAGTGGACGGTGTGACGCCGGAGATCATGCAGAAGTTCGACAAGATCAGCAACTTCTCGGTGCACGAACTCGGCAAGGTGTTCGGCCCGGAAGGCGCCGAGAAGTTCGAGTCGGCCATCAAGATCATGACCGATCCGTGGTTCGGCAAGTCGGGCCTGGCCGGCAAGACCGTCGTCGACATGATCAAGGGCGTGCCGGCCAGCATCGGGAACGTCACCGGCGGCGGGGACGACGGCTAG
- a CDS encoding YbaB/EbfC family nucleoid-associated protein, whose translation MQPNLGPGEDFQLLLERQVRDMQSKAAALSEALSAAGATVRSRDGAVTVTLAPNGALTNLELGHRACELGPARLTAAIMGTVREAQRQTARSVADSFATINGDGESTDMVRSFLPPDPPPDGDFAAPESAEPTPPPAAPPAPPSGGPAPRRRPPADDHPDDESNPW comes from the coding sequence GTGCAACCGAACCTGGGGCCAGGCGAAGACTTCCAGCTCCTGCTCGAACGGCAGGTCCGGGACATGCAGTCGAAAGCCGCGGCGCTGAGTGAAGCGCTTTCCGCGGCCGGCGCCACGGTCCGCTCCCGCGACGGCGCGGTCACCGTGACGCTCGCGCCGAACGGCGCGCTCACGAACCTGGAGCTCGGGCACCGCGCGTGCGAGCTGGGGCCGGCCAGGCTGACCGCGGCGATCATGGGCACGGTGCGCGAAGCGCAGCGCCAGACCGCACGCAGCGTCGCGGACTCCTTCGCCACCATCAACGGCGACGGCGAGTCGACCGACATGGTCCGGTCGTTCCTGCCGCCGGACCCGCCGCCGGACGGGGACTTCGCGGCGCCGGAGAGCGCCGAGCCGACCCCGCCGCCGGCCGCTCCCCCGGCCCCGCCGTCCGGTGGGCCGGCCCCGCGCCGCCGTCCCCCGGCCGACGACCACCCCGACGACGAATCGAACCCCTGGTGA
- a CDS encoding DinB family protein: MIDDFAKRYLHDDLREIREVLVGRLEGLGEYDVRRPLTSTGTNLLGLVKHLTLTEARYFGEVFDRPFPEPVPRWDDAGARGTDMWATAAETRTEIVDRYRRACAHSDATIAALAVDSPGHVPWWPRPGVLLFNVLVHVLTETGRHAGHADILREQLDGTTGAAPRDAAFWAARCAEIERAAVAAGR; this comes from the coding sequence GTGATCGACGACTTCGCGAAACGGTATCTGCACGACGATCTGCGGGAAATCCGCGAGGTGCTGGTCGGGAGGCTCGAGGGGCTCGGCGAGTACGACGTCCGCCGTCCCCTGACCTCGACGGGCACGAACCTGCTCGGCCTGGTCAAGCACCTGACGCTGACCGAAGCGCGGTACTTCGGCGAGGTGTTCGACCGGCCGTTCCCCGAGCCGGTGCCGCGGTGGGACGACGCCGGCGCGCGCGGCACCGACATGTGGGCGACCGCGGCGGAGACGCGCACGGAGATCGTGGACCGCTACCGCCGCGCCTGCGCGCACTCCGACGCGACGATCGCCGCCCTGGCCGTCGATTCGCCGGGTCACGTGCCGTGGTGGCCGCGTCCGGGCGTGCTGCTGTTCAACGTCCTGGTGCACGTGCTCACCGAAACCGGCCGCCACGCCGGGCACGCGGACATCCTGCGGGAACAGCTCGACGGGACGACCGGTGCCGCGCCCCGCGACGCGGCCTTCTGGGCGGCGCGGTGCGCGGAAATCGAACGGGCCGCGGTCGCGGCGGGTCGCTGA